A DNA window from Centroberyx gerrardi isolate f3 chromosome 5, fCenGer3.hap1.cur.20231027, whole genome shotgun sequence contains the following coding sequences:
- the otop1 gene encoding proton channel OTOP1 — MVEHSGLDIMCLNKYCHSSSSSSSSEHEKKVFTKLKLNLTGDYPRKNAEILSGQYGTNVLLIGAALMLAIAHHGPSVKEEHLLSFITCLMILQLIWMMWYILMRDRQKNRQTEKDVHATTCWIRGGLTLLALLSLIMDAFRIGYYVGYQSCVSAVLGVYPVIHATHTIAQVHFLWFHIKDVIKTFETFERFGVIHAVFTNLLLWCNGVMSEAEHFLNNHKRRLSALGYGNLTIVHSEPHCNCTTSACSMFSNSLYYLYPFNIEYHIFVSAMLFVMWKNIGRTIDLSSNRKRPPTKTHGLILGPILGLVALASTIGVLVVYIIHVEESFQTHQSAISMFYCYGIVMLVFMCSAGASGLLIYRADHMPMDTSKNPSRQLDTELLFGSSVGSWLMSWCSIVAVLGTNSSPPYRWTNLIYSLLIVLEKYVQNLFIIESLYRQRDDGEREDPELPATPEIFSVTSSLAPPYNGIINRAYETPDRPCVTMENEQEESGQVYRCPRKPSEVPLPVGNKVVEPPTVKRQILKNVAVFLIMCNISLWILPAFGCRPQYDNGLEQETFGFSIWTTVLNFAVPLNLFYRMHSVASLFEVFRRV, encoded by the exons ATGGTGGAGCACAGCGGCCTGGATATTATGTGTTTGAACAAGTATTGCCACAGTTCCTCCTCGTCGTCCAGCTCCGAGCACGAAAAGAAGGTTTTCACCAAGCTAAAACTCAACTTGACAGGAGACTATCCGAGGAAGAACGCGGAGATCCTCAGTGGCCAGTATGGGACCAATGTGCTGCTGATCGGGGCGGCGTTGATGCTGGCCATTGCGCACCATGGCCCCTCTGTCAAGGAAGAGCACCTGCTGTCCTTCATCACCTGCCTCATGATCCTCCAGCTGATCTGGATGATGTGGTACATCCTGATGAGGGACAGGCAGAAGAACCGACAGACCGAGAAAGATGTCCACGCCACCACATGCTGGATAAGAG GTGGTTTGACTCTCCTTGCGCTCCTGTCACTGATTATGGACGCTTTCCGTATTGGGTATTATGTGGGCTACCAGTCTTGTGTGTCGGCTGTGCTTGGGGTATATCCTGTTATCCATGCAACTCACACCATAGCACAG GTGCATTTTCTCTGGTTTCACATCAAGGATGTCATCAAGACGTTTGAAACGTTTGAGAG ATTTGGTGTAATCCATGCAGTGTTTACCAACCTTCTCCTGTGGTGCAACGGTGTGATGTCAGAGGCAGAGCACTTCTTGAACAACCATAAGAGAAGGCTCTCTGCCCTGGGCTACGGAAACCTCACCATAG TGCATTCAGAGCCTCACTGTAACTGCACCACCAGCGCTTGCTCCATGTTCTCCAACAGTCTCTACTATCTCTATCCCTTCAACATCGAGTACCACATCTTTGTCTCTGCCATGCTCTTCGTCATGTGGAAGAACATTGGACGGACCATTGACCTTTCCTCAAACCGGAAGAGGCCACCTACAAAAACCCACGGCCTGATCCTAGGCCCAATTCTGGGCCTGGTCGCCCTGGCCAGCACCATCGGGGTCCTGGTGGTCTACATCATCCATGTGGAGGAGTCTTTCCAGACGCATCAGTCAGCCATCTCCATGTTCTACTGCTATGGCATCGTCATGCTGGTGTTCATGTGCTCCGCCGGGGCTTCAGGTCTGCTCATCTACCGCGCGGACCACATGCCGATGGACACCTCCAAGAACCCGTCACGGCAGCTGGACACAGAGCTGCTGTTTGGCTCCTCCGTGGGCTCCTGGCTCATGTCCTGGTGCAGCAtagtggctgtactgggcaccAACAGCAGCCCGCCTTACCGCTGGACAAACCTCATCTACTCTCTGCTCATTGTCTTGGAGAAGTATGTCCAGAACCTCTTCATCATAGAGTCCCTGTACCGCCAGCGGGACGACGGGGAGAGGGAGGACCCCGAGTTACCGGCTACCCCAGAAATCTTCTCTGTGACTTCTTCTTTGGCCCCGCCATACAACGGCATCATCAACCGAGCCTATGAGACCCCGGACAGGCCTTGTGTCACCATGGAGAACGAGCAGGAGGAAAGCGGACAGGTGTACAGGTGTCCGAGGAAACCTTCTGAGGTGCCTCTGCCTGTGGGGAACAAAGTAGTGGAACCTCCGACTGTGAAGAGGCAAATCCTGAAAAACGTTGCTGTCTTCCTCATAATGTGCAACATCTCG ctGTGGATCCTCCCTGCCTTTGGCTGCAGGCCGCAGTACGACAACGGATTGGAACAGGAGACATTCGGCTTCAGCATATGGACCACAGTTCTCAATTTCGCTGTTCCCCTGAACCTTTTCTACCGCATGCACTCAGTTGCTTCCCTCTTCGAGGTGTTCCGCCGGGTCTGA